In the genome of Longimicrobiales bacterium, the window GGTGCTGGAGATCAGACGCAATGTGCCGTCCCGTATCGCGCGGCGCGGCGGGCGCCTTGGGGGGGGCGACGGTCGTGAACTGATCGAGGAAGACGCGCTCGCGCTCGCTGATCGAATCCACGCCCGAGGCCCGGACGCGCTCGAGCAGGCGTGACACCTCGTCGCGGTTGGCCTCGTGGATCCGCTCCATGTCAATGTTCTGCCAGCGGTGGCGGGTCTCGCCGTTCCGCACGACGGGCGACGTGTAGTGCGAGTTGGGCTGTTCCACGACCCGCTGCCGCGCGCGTGCCCGCAGGGCGCGCCTCAGCGCGACCGAGAAGAGCGCCCCGGCGGCGATCACCAGGACGAAATAGGCAAGACTGCCGTCTTCGAAAAATGGGCTCATGTCTGATACCGGTCCCACGGCGCAGGTCCAGACTCTCCGGCTGCTACCGCTTCCACCATCCGGAACTACCCCACAGCCGGCGCTATGTCCCCGGCGCGTGCCCGCGGCTGCTCCATCACGCATTTGGCGCGCCGACTGGTTGAACAGGACCCGAGGCCTTAGTTTCGCCGGTGCCCGAAGCCCGCTCCCCGTCTGACCGCCACAGAGAGACTCTCATGCTGCCGAAGCTGATCCGGACCACGCCGGCCCTCGCCTTTGCACTGGTCATAGCGGCCGCGTTCCCCGTGCCGACCCGTGCGCAGAGCGCAGGGGTGCAGGCGGCGCCGCCCCGGACCACCGCGTCCGTGGATCCGGCGCTGCTCGATGGCCTGGAATACCGCTATATCGGCCCGACGCGCGGAGGCCGTGTCACGGCGGTCGCGGGCCACGCCACGCAGCCGAACACGTTCTACTTCGGCGGCACGGGCGGCGGCGTGTTCCGGACGACGGATGCCGGCCGGTCGTGGGAGAACATCACGGACGACCAGATACCGGTCGGCTCGATCGGCGCGATCGAGGTCGCACCGTCGAACGCCTCGATCATCTACGTCGCCACCGGCTCCGCGGCCATCCGCAGCAACGTGTCGATCGGCAAGGGCGTGTTCCGCTCCGATGACGCCGGCGCGACCTGGCGCTCTGCCGGCCTCGAGAAGGCGGGCGTGATCGGCGACATGGTCGTGCACCCGGCCAACCCGGACGTCGCATTCGTCGCGGCAGTCGGTAACCCGTTCGGCCCGAACCCGGAGCGTGGCGTATTCCGCACGCGCGACGGCGGCCGGACGTGGGACAAGGTGCTCTTCGTGTCGGACAGCACGGGCGCCGTGGACATCGACATGAACCCCGCCAATCCGGACGAGCTCTACGCGGGAATGTGGCGCGCCGAGCGCAAGCCGTGGACGATCATCAGCGGCGCGCGCGAGGGCGGCATCTACAAGAGCACGGACGGCGGCGACACCTGGACGAAGCTCACCAGCGGCCTGCCGAGCGACTACATCGGCAAGAGCAGCGTCAGCATCGCCCGGAGCAATCCGAGCCGCGTGTTCGCGCTGATCGAGGCCGGCGACGGCACGCTGGGCGTGCCCGGCGGCGTGCACGGCGGCCTCTTTCGCAGTGACGATTCCGGCGCGACCTGGACGCGCGTCAGCAATCAGGCCGGGCTGCTCAACCGCCCGTTCTACTACACGTACGTCGATGTCGATCCGAGAAATCCGGACCTCGTCTACGTCAACAACGAGACGATGTGGAAGTCCACGGATGGCGGCGCCACGTTCCAGCGCCTGTCCACGCCGCACGGCGACAACCACGGGATGTGGATCAACCCGACGAACCCCGACGTGTTCATCCAGTCGAACGACGGCGGCGTGAACGTCACGAACGACGGCGGCCGTACGTGGAGCTCGCAGAACAACCAGCCGACCGCCGAGCTGTACCAGGTGGACGTGGACGACCGGTACCCCTACTGGATCTACGCCGGCCAGCAGGACAACACGACGATCGGCGTGCCGAGCACGGGCGAGGGTGCCCGCGCGGATGACCCGACGAACTGGCGCACGAACATCGGCGGGTGCGAGACGGGCCCGGCAGTGCCGCAGCCCGGCAGCAACGGCCGCATCTTCTTCAGCAACTGCAAGGGCCGCTTCTATCGCTACAGCGAGATCACCGGCCAGGCGACGGAATATTCTGTCGGCGCGTCCAACATGTACGGTCACAACCCGCGCGACCTCAAGTACCGTTTCCAGCGCGTCTCCCCGATCGTCGTGTCGCCGCACGATCCCAACGTCGTCTATCACGGGTCGCAGTTCCTGCACCGCACGACGGACGGTGGTCGCACGTGGGAGGCGATCTCGCCGGACCTCACGGCCAACGATCCGCGCGGCCACGTCATCTCGGGCACGCCCATCACCCGCGACATCACGGGAGAGGAATTCTACAGCACCCTGTACACGGTGGCCGAGTCGCCGGTCGAGCGCGGCGTGATCTGGACCGGCGCCAACGACGGGCCGATCCACGTGACACGGGACAACGGTGCAACGTGGACCGACGTGACACCGCCGGATCTGCCGGGCGGTGGCCGCGTGCAGACGGTCGAGGCCTCACCGCACCGCGCGGGCGGCGCGTACGTGGCCGTGCTGCGTTACATGTTCGACGACTGGACGCCGCACATCTACCGCACGGACGATTACGGCCGCACGTGGGTGAAGCTGTCGGGCCCCGCGAGCGGGTTCCCGCAGGACCATCCGACGCGCGTGGTGCGGGAAGATCCGGATCGCGAGGGCCTGCTCTACGCCGGCACGGAGTTCGGCACGTTCATCTCGTTCGACAACGGCGGCACGTGGCAGACATTCCAGCAGAACCTGCCGGCGACCGTGATCAGCGACATGAAGGTCTACCGCCAGGACCTGATCGTCGCGACGCAGGGGCGCGGCTTCTGGATCGTCGATAATCTGACACCGCTGCATCAGCTGAGCGATCGTGTCGCGGCCGCGCGCGCGCACCTGTTCACGCCGCGTCCGGCGTATCGCGGCAGCGACGAGCCGGCGCAGATCGACTATCACCTGCGCGAGCCGGTGCGCGGCGTCATGACACTCGACATCCTCGACGCCTCCGGCTCGGTCATCCGCAGCTTCGCCAATGACACCGCCACGGCAACCCCCGCCGCGGAGCGCCCCGGCATGCCGGGCGCAGCAGCCGGCCGCTTCGGCGGACCCGGCGCGAACGCTCGCGGACTCAGCACCGATGTCGGGCTGAACCGCTTCGAGTGGGATCTGCGTGCGGCCGCGCCGGGCGGCGGGCGCGGTTCAGGGCCGATGATGCCGCCGGGCAGTTATACCGCGCGGCTCACGGTGCCCGGCGCACAGCCGCTCACCGCACCCATCGTCGTACAGCTCGATCCGCGGCTGATTGCCGACGGCATCACGGCCGCCGACCTGCAGGCGCAGCACGCGCTGGCCGCGCGCGTCGCGCAGCTGATGAGCGACGTGCAACAGCTGCAGACGGATCTGCGCGCCACACGCGAACGGCTGTCGAACAACAGCAGCGCCCTCGCGCGGATCGATGCGCTCGAGCAGCGCGTTGTCACGCGCAGCCCGCAGGCGTACCCGCAGCCGATGCTCGCCGCGCAGGTGAGCTACCTCAACGGCATCGTGAGCCGCGGCGACAACCGCCCCCATCGCGATGCATACGAGCGCTATGACGAGCTGCGTGCGCAGGTGGATGCCGTGCGGTCGGAGCTCGATCAGATTCGATGAGGATCGCGCTCGTACAGCAGCACGCCACGAAGGACAAGCAGGACAACATCGCGCGCGGCCTCGCCAGCCTGGAGCAGGCCGCGCGTGCCGGCGCGTCGCTCGTATGCTACGCCGAGCTCGCGTTCGAGTGGTTCCACCCCCAGACTCCGGCCGACGGCGACGTCGCAAGCCTCGCCGAGCCGCTGGACGGACCGCTCGTGACAGCGTTCTGCCGGAAAGCGCGCGAGCTCGGGGTTGTCGTCGTGCTGAACTTCTTCGAGCTCGACCGCGGGGAGACCTTCGACTCGTCGCCGGTCATTGACGCCGATGGCACGCTCCTCGGCGTCACACGCATGGTGCACATCACCGATTACGACTGCTTCCACGAGCAGGGCTACTATACGCCGGGTGACCGCGGTGCGCCCGTGTACCGTACCCGTGCCGGCAACATCGGCGTCGCCATCTGCTACGACCGTCATTACCCCGAGTACATGCGCGCCCTCGCCCTCGGCGGCGCCGATCTCGTGGTCATTCCACAGGCAGGTGCCGTAGGCGAGTGGCCGGATGGCCTCTATGAGAGCGAGCTGCGCGTCGCCGCATTTCAGAACGGCTATTACACCGCGCTGTGCAATCGCGTCGGCAGGGAAGACCGGCTCGAGTTCGCCGGCGAATCGTTCGTGTGCGCACCCGACGGTGTCGTGATCGCACGCGCCGCACAGGGCTGCGACGAAATTCTGTTCACGGATATAAACTACGCGCGGAACGCAGAGTCCCACGCGCGCCAGCTCTTCCTCAGGCAGCGCCGCCCTGAGCTCTACTGCGACTGGCTGACGTAGAACGAATTCGGGATCGGGGATCGGGAGCGTGTCCGGGATCGGGATCGGGAAAACCCGAACACGCACACGAACACGATCCCGCCCCCGGGTTCGTTCCTAGTACCGGTAATGCTCCGGCTTGTACGGCCCGTCCACCGGGACACCGATGTAGTCCGCCTGCTTCGGCGAGAGCTGCGTCAGCTTCACACCGAGCTTGTCGAGGTGCAGGCGCGCGACCTTCTCGTCGAGGTGCTTCGGCAGCACGTAGACCTTCTTCTCGTAGTGGTCGGCGTTGTCCGCCAGCTCGAGCTGTGCCATCACCTGGTTCGTGAAGCTCGCGCTCATCACGAATGACGGGTGACCCGTGGCGCAGCCGAGATTGAGCAGCCGGCCCTCGGCGAGAATCATGACGCTGTGGCCGTCGGGGAAGCGGAACTCATCGTACTGCGGCTTGATGTTGATCCGCTCCATCCCCTTGATCTTCTTCAGCCCGGCCATGTCGATCTCGTTGTCGAAGTGGCCGATATTGCCCACGATCGCCTTGTCCTTCATGCGCGACATGTGGTCCGCCGTGATGACGTCGCGGTTGCCGGTCGTCGTGATGAAGACATCGGCGGTCTCGAGCACGTCCTCGAGCGTCGTCACCTGGAAGCCTTCCATCGCCGCCTGCAACGCGCAGATCGGATCGATTTCGGTCACGATCACGCGGGCGCCCTGGCCCTTCAGCGCCTGCGCGCACCCCTTGCCCACCTCGCCGTAGCCGCACACGACCGCGACCTTGCCCGACAGCATCACGTCCGTCGCCCGGTTCAGGCCGTCGATCACCGAGTGACGGCAGCCGTAGATGTTGTCGAACTTCGACTTCGTCACCGAGTCGTTCACGTTGATGGCCGGGAAGAGCAGTGTCCCCGCCCGCTCCATCTCGTACAGGCGGTGCACACCGGTCGTCGTCTCCTCCGACACCCCGATGATGTCCGGCACGATACGCTGCCAGCGCGTCGGGTCCTCCGACGAGATGCGGCGGATCAGGTCCAGGATCACGCCCCACTCCTCCGGGTCGTTTTCCTCGTCGAACGCCGGGATGCTGCCGGCCTTCTCGTATTCCAGACCCTTGTGGATCAGGAGCGTGGCATCGCCGCCATCATCGACGATGAGCGTCGGGCCGCCGTTGTCCGGCCACAGCAGCGCCTGCTCCGTGCACCACCAGTACTCCTCGAGAGTCTCGCCCTTCCAGGCGTAGACCGGCACGCCCTTCGGATCATCCACCGTGCCGTCCGGTCCGACCACCACCGCGGCGGCGGCGTGGTCCTGCGTCGAGAAGATGTTGCACGAGACCCAGCGCACATCTGCGCCGAGCTCCGCCAGCGTCTCGATCAGTACCGCCGTCTGCACTGTCATGTGCAGCGACCCCATCACGCGCTGGCCCTTCAGCGGCTTCTGCGCGGAGAACTCCTCGCGGATCGCCATCAGCCCCGGCATCTCCTGCTCCGCCAGCCGGATCTCCTTGCGACCGAATTCTGCCAGCGACAGGTCCGCCACCTTGTATGCCGGACGTGCGCCCGTCTCCATCTCGCGATCAGCCATCACTGTGCTCATGTCTCTCCTCTGGTTTGTACGATCCGTTTACGCTGCTCTGCCACTCGCTGCGAACAGGACCGGGCCCTTCGCGCCCGGCTCCGCCGCCAGGCCCCGCCAACGCACGCGCGTGAAACCGCATTCCGTCAGCCACGCACGCACCTGTTCTTCCGTGAATCCCTGCCACACGTGACCCATCGCCTCGCGGTACTCCGCGCGGCCGTGCGCCATCATGTCCACCACCACCAGCCGGCCGCCCGGCTTCACCACGCGGCGGGCTTCGCTCAGCGCCGCGACCGGCTCCGGCACATAGTGCAGCACCAGCGACATCACCGCCGCGTCCAGCTCGCCATCATCCAGCGGCAGCGACTCGAGCGCGCCCGCGCGCAGCTCGACGTTGTCACGCTCATGAAGACGACGGCGTGCCGCCGACAACATCGCCTTCGACTCGTCCACCGCGATCACGCGACCCGCGTACGGCGCCAGCTCCGCCGCCACCACACCCGTGCCGCAGCCGAGATCGCCAATCACCACGTCGTCATCCAGCAGACCCAGCAGCCCCGCAAATCCCGCATGCGCACCGAACAGATCCGCGCGCAGCGCGTCCCACTGACCGGCCGTGGTCGAGAAAAACTCCTGCGATCGCGTGCGACGCTCGCTCAGCACCTGCGTCGCGCGCGCTTCGTCCTGCGCCGCCTCCGGCTGCGTTGCCAGCCCGTCACGCACCACCTGCCACAACCGCTTCGCCGTCGGCTCCAGCCGCGGCGCCAGTCGGTAGTAGCGGCTCGGCCCCTCCGACCGCGTCACCAGCCAGCCCTCGTCCGACAGCAGCTTCAGATGGCGGCTCACCGTCGACTGCGGCAGCTGTACCGCCGCGCACAGCTCATTGACGCTCAGCTCGTGACGCCCGAGCAGCAGCAGCAGCCGCGTGCGCGTGGCGTCCGCGAGCGACCCGATCGTCGCGTGGAGGTCCCGGTCCGGCGTGGTCTTCATTCGCATATCCGGATAGAAAGATATAACGCGGCCTGCCCAGGCGCAACATCCGCAGGCGTGAAGCCGGCCCCGCGCGGCCTGGCGCCCGGTCGGCGGCCACTACGACGTAGGCAGTGACACCGACGTTCCGAGCCATCCAGGCCAGCGGTGATATGGTGCGGATCCCGGCGGCGTTCTTGTCGATGCCGCCGGTGCTCACGAGGGCGTCCCCGCCGAGGTAGCTACGATGCACTTGCGCGCACATGGTAGGCGGGCGGACGTCGATACGCCCAACGCTTGCGGCCGCTTGCGCGTATACATTGCAGGTGGCAGTGCACATCCGACGTATGGAGGGGACGATGAGGCGATCGGTGGCAGGGCTCGCGACGATGATGGTGGTATTGCTGTCGGCCGCGTGCGCGGACGACCCGGTGGCGCCCGTGGCGGACGTCGTCGATTACGAGCTGGCATCCTTCGACGTGATGGGGGATGGCTACGGCTACGGCGAGGGTGGCATGGGCACGATGTCAGCAGCGCATCGGCGCGGCACGGGTGTGCCTGTGCTGGGCCGGCTGCTGGCGGAGGCACGTGCGAAGGTGGTGGCGGAACAGGGGGCGGAGGCGGCGCAGGCATTGTTCGCGGGGCTGAACGCGCTGCGTCAGGAAGCGCACGCGGCACGTCAGGCCGGCGACCGCGAGCTGTTCCGGGCGAAGATCGAGGCCGCGCACGCGGAGGCTGCGCGGCTGATCGCGGAGATCCTGGGCGCCCCGCGTGCGCAGGACCTGATCGATCTCGCGAAGGTAAAGCTGGCGGCGCTGGAGGCGGCGATTGGGGCGAAGACGGCCGCGGGCGTGTCCGTCCCGCGTCTGGAGCAGGCAGGCGCGCTGGCCGGAGAGCTGATTGCAGCGGCGGAGGTATCACTGGCGGGCGGCGATGTGGTGAGCGCGATCATCGACGCCGCGCGCGCCGCGCATCTCGCGCATGTCGCCACGTACCACGCGAGCCGGCGGCAGCACGGCGGCTGAAGGACATCGGGGGCTGCTTCCGGGCGGCCCCCGTTCAGTAGCGCGGTTCCAGCCCCAGTACCAGGCGCGCCGTATCGCGCGCAATCAGCAGCTCTTCATCGGTGGGGATCACCCACGCGTGCAGGCGCGAGTCGTCGGTCGTGATGCGGCCTTCGACGCCGGCGACGGTCCGATCGTTGACGCCGGCATCGACGTGCATCCCCATCCATTGCAGGCCATCGGTGATACGCGCGCGGATCTCGGCCGCGTTCTCGCCTATACCGCCGGTGAACACGACGGCGTCTGCGCCGCCCATGGCGGCGAGGTAGCTGCCGATGTACTTGCGTGCGCGATAGCAGAAGATCTCGACGGCGAGGCGGGCGCGGCGGTCATCGTGTTCGTGCGCCTCGGCGAGCAGCTCGCGCATATCGTTGGTGAGGCCGCTGATGCCGAGCAGCCCGCTCTGCTTGTTGAGGAGCGCCTCCACCTCGTGGAGGTTCATGCCCTCCTTTTCGGCGATGTAGTCGAGGATGGCGGGATCGAGGTCGCCGGAGCGCGTGCCCATGACGAGCCCCTCCAGCGGCGTGAAGCCCATGGACGTATCGAGCGAGTCGCCGCCGGCGATGGCGCACGCGGAGCAGCCGTTGCCGAGGTGCAGCGTGATGAGGCGCGTGTCATCACGCGACGTACCGGTCAGTTTGCGATAGCGATAGGCAACGTAGCGGTGCGACGTCCCGTGAAAGCCGTACCGTCGCACACGGTGGCGTCGGTAGAGCGAGTAGGGCAGGGCGTAGAGATATGCGCGATCCGGCAGTGTCTGGTGGAACGCCGTGTCGAAGACGGCGGCCTGCGGGGTGTCGCGGCCGAGCACGTCACGCACGGCGCGGATGCCCTTGAGATTGTGCGGATTGTGCAGGGGCGCGAGGTCGATCATGTCCTCGATCTCGGTGATCGTGGCATCATCGATAAGCACGGAGCGCGTGAACTTCTCGCCGCCATGTACCACGCGGTGCCCGACGGCATCGATGCCGCGGAAGCCGGCGCCGGTCTCCTCATCGCCGAGCCAGCGCAGCGCGGCCTCCACGGCGGCGCGGTGGTCGCGGATGGCACCGGCCGTCTTGCGTGGCGGCTTCCCCGCCATCTCCAGCCGGATCAGTGCCTCGCCTCCAATGCGGTCGATGACGCCGCCCGCCAGCCGCTCGTCGCTGTCGGCGGCGATGCGCTCCTGGTCGGTACGGATCACCTCGAACTTCAGAGATGACGAGCCTGCGTTCAGCACCAGAACGTTCAATTACTCCTCCAGCATGCGGTTCACCGCAGCGCGCAGCGCCGGTTCCGCGAAATATCCGATCACGTGATGCCGTATCCTGCCCTCGCGATCCAGCAGGAACGATTCCGGCAGTGCATTGACGCCACCGTAGTCGCGTACGACGGCAGGCGTGGCCAGCAGGATGGGATAGGTGATGTCGTGTTCGTCGAGGAACGCGCGGATCTTGTCGCGCGCGTACGTGTCCGTCGCAATGCCGACGATCGTGAAACCGTCTTCCCTGCGCTCGCGGTAGATGCGCTCGAAGCCGGGCATCTCGATGCGGCACGGCGGACACCAGGATGCCCAGAAGTTGACGAGCACCACCTGCCCGCGCAGATCGGCGAGCGCAACGTTGTCCCCGTCCAGGGTGGGGAGCGTGAAGAGCGGAGCCGGTTCACTGGAGCCGCCGAACCCCAGGGCGGCCGATGCCTGCGGCAGCGCGCGCTGATACAGCAGCACCAGCACGACCACCAGCAGCAGGCCGTCCACGACCATGATGAGGCGCCGTTTGATCTTCTGTCGGCGCGTCGTATCCTGCGGCCGATCGCGCGCGCCGCCCGGTTCCCCGGAATGCGTGTCCTGCTGCAACGACATGACTGCTGCTGCCTCTGGTGCGGGTCCGGCAGCTAATATCCGCGCGCAACCGGTCGCCGCAAGCCGGGTCGGGCGCGGCCGGGCACGCGGATTGCCCCCTGAGCGTGAAAAAGGGGGATACATGCGAATTGCAGCAGCACTTGTGATCGTTCTGCTCAGCGCCGGATGCCGGGTGAGCGACAGTGAAAGCGAAGACCAGGCCGCGGCCGCCGCGGAGCTGGAGGATGGCCGGGTCGCGACCGCGTACGCGAGCGGATCGGACCGGCTCAGTCCGGAGGAGCTCGAGGCGAACCGCCTCAACATGGACTGGCGTGAGTTCGTCGAGCGCGACACGACCGCTGGCGCGGCAGGCGATACGACTGCGGACGGCCAGCCATCGGCCGACGAGTCGTGGGATGACATCACGATGGAGTCGATCAACAGCGGACCGGCGGCACTGCCGTTGTACGGCGATGTGGAGGGACCGAGTGTGCTGCGCGTCCAGATCCTGCTCGACCGCGCGCTCTTTTCACCCGGTGTGATCGACGGGCGCTGGGGCAGCAATACGGAGAAGGCGGTGTACTGGCTGCAGCGGCGGGAAGGGCTGCGCCCGACCGGTCATGTCGACCCCGCAACGTGGGAGCGACTCCAGCAGCTGGCGGGGCAGACGGGCCAGCTCGTTCGGACGAAGCAGCTGACCGCGGACGATGTCGCGGGTCCGTTCGTCACGCTGCCGGAGGAGTACTACGACCGGCGTGACATGGACTGCCAGTGCTACGAGTCGCTGGGCGAGAAGCTGGCTGAGATCCACCACACGACCGAGGATCTGCTGGCAAAGCTGAATCCCGATCTCGACCTGAACAACGTGCAGGCTGGCACACCGCTGAACGTGCCCGCAGTCGACCGTCAGGCACCCACCGCGATGGCGCAGGGCACGGGCAGCCAGGCGCAGCGCGCTGACACACAGGCAGCGGGCACGCAGGCGCAGCGTCCGGGCGCAGGCGATACGGCGGGCACCGGCACGGCGGGCGCAGGCGCGTCGGGTCAGGCAGGTGCGTCTGGTGGTGTCGCGAAGATCGTGATCTCCGACGGCGGCCGCTATCTGCACGCGCTCGATGCGTCCGGCCGGATCCTGTACCATTTCCCGGCCACACTCGGCTCGGATTACTCGCCATCTCCGACGGGCGACTATCGGATCACGAACATCGCACACGATCCGACCTGGCACTATCAGCCGGACCTGCTCGAGGGCGTGGACGATGACGAGCCGGATGCCGTGCTGCCCGCCGGTCCAAATAACGCCGTCGGCGTCGTGTGGATGCAGCTGTCACGACCGCATTACGGAATTCACGGCACCAGCGCACCGGAGACGATCGGGTACGCCACGTCCAACGGCTGTGTCCGTCTGACCAACTGGGATGCGGAGTTCCTGGCGGAGCGCACGGGAGCGGGCACGCCGGTCGAGTTCCGCGACGTGCGGTAGGGGGCGGTGCCCAGGCAGCGCAGGGAGAGCGCTGTACTGGGCTGGAATGGCCGCACGCGGTGCGACGGATCAGACACGTGGCTCTGCAGGCGCCGGAATCCGGCGGTGCAGAGCCACAGTGGCATTGGATCTATACCGTGGGGTGCGTCACCGCTCTCCGAATGTCAGCTGATTCTGCGCGATCGCCCAGATCACCACGAGGTTGTCGGTATCCACGCGGAACCGCTCGGAGAGAATGTCCTCGGCGCCGACGCGCGTGGCGAGCAGCTGGTAGTCGCCCGCGCGCAGGCTGCGATCGAACGATGCCTTGTTGTTGGACTCGAGCGGACCGAGCGAGCGGCGGCCGCCGGTGTCGGACAGCAGATAGACGGATACGCCCGTGATACCCCGCAGATTGTTGTCGATCTGCAGTTGAACGGAGAGCGCCTCGCCGGTCGCGACCGATGATCCGGTCGCGCATCCGGTGACGGCGAGGGCCAGGAGCACAGCGGCAGAATTCAGGAAAGTCCGGCGCAGCATCGTACCTCCAGGTAGAGTTCCCCCAAGCATGGTGTCCGGCCGAAGCTCCCGCAATGGCGGAGCCAGCCGATTCGGGAAGCCGGCCGGCCCCGAACCCGTGCGCGGAGACCGGCTCTCCGCTAAAATCAGATGTGCCGCGCTGATGGGAGCGCGGTGCTCCCTCTCTCCGGCCGCGTTCCTCGGAGCCATGACGCACATCGATCGCGCCCTGAAGGCCTGGGGCTGCCTCATCATCATGACGGGACCGGCCGCAGCGCAGCAGCTGCCGACGCTGGAGCCCGCGGACTATGCCCGCTGGGAAAGCATAGGCACCAGCGAGCTGTCACCGGACGGGCGCTGGGCGGCCTGGACGATCTCACGCGTCGACGGCGATGACGAGCTGCGTTTCCGCGCGGTCGATGGCGACTCGACGCACATCGTCGCGAACGCCTCGCGGCCGGCTTTCTCGAGCAACGGCCACTGGCTCGCGTACACGATCGGCTACTCGGA includes:
- the ahcY gene encoding adenosylhomocysteinase, with the protein product MSTVMADREMETGARPAYKVADLSLAEFGRKEIRLAEQEMPGLMAIREEFSAQKPLKGQRVMGSLHMTVQTAVLIETLAELGADVRWVSCNIFSTQDHAAAAVVVGPDGTVDDPKGVPVYAWKGETLEEYWWCTEQALLWPDNGGPTLIVDDGGDATLLIHKGLEYEKAGSIPAFDEENDPEEWGVILDLIRRISSEDPTRWQRIVPDIIGVSEETTTGVHRLYEMERAGTLLFPAINVNDSVTKSKFDNIYGCRHSVIDGLNRATDVMLSGKVAVVCGYGEVGKGCAQALKGQGARVIVTEIDPICALQAAMEGFQVTTLEDVLETADVFITTTGNRDVITADHMSRMKDKAIVGNIGHFDNEIDMAGLKKIKGMERINIKPQYDEFRFPDGHSVMILAEGRLLNLGCATGHPSFVMSASFTNQVMAQLELADNADHYEKKVYVLPKHLDEKVARLHLDKLGVKLTQLSPKQADYIGVPVDGPYKPEHYRY
- a CDS encoding acetate kinase — encoded protein: MNVLVLNAGSSSLKFEVIRTDQERIAADSDERLAGGVIDRIGGEALIRLEMAGKPPRKTAGAIRDHRAAVEAALRWLGDEETGAGFRGIDAVGHRVVHGGEKFTRSVLIDDATITEIEDMIDLAPLHNPHNLKGIRAVRDVLGRDTPQAAVFDTAFHQTLPDRAYLYALPYSLYRRHRVRRYGFHGTSHRYVAYRYRKLTGTSRDDTRLITLHLGNGCSACAIAGGDSLDTSMGFTPLEGLVMGTRSGDLDPAILDYIAEKEGMNLHEVEALLNKQSGLLGISGLTNDMRELLAEAHEHDDRRARLAVEIFCYRARKYIGSYLAAMGGADAVVFTGGIGENAAEIRARITDGLQWMGMHVDAGVNDRTVAGVEGRITTDDSRLHAWVIPTDEELLIARDTARLVLGLEPRY
- a CDS encoding TlpA disulfide reductase family protein — encoded protein: MSLQQDTHSGEPGGARDRPQDTTRRQKIKRRLIMVVDGLLLVVVLVLLYQRALPQASAALGFGGSSEPAPLFTLPTLDGDNVALADLRGQVVLVNFWASWCPPCRIEMPGFERIYRERREDGFTIVGIATDTYARDKIRAFLDEHDITYPILLATPAVVRDYGGVNALPESFLLDREGRIRHHVIGYFAEPALRAAVNRMLEE
- a CDS encoding L,D-transpeptidase family protein — encoded protein: MSDSESEDQAAAAAELEDGRVATAYASGSDRLSPEELEANRLNMDWREFVERDTTAGAAGDTTADGQPSADESWDDITMESINSGPAALPLYGDVEGPSVLRVQILLDRALFSPGVIDGRWGSNTEKAVYWLQRREGLRPTGHVDPATWERLQQLAGQTGQLVRTKQLTADDVAGPFVTLPEEYYDRRDMDCQCYESLGEKLAEIHHTTEDLLAKLNPDLDLNNVQAGTPLNVPAVDRQAPTAMAQGTGSQAQRADTQAAGTQAQRPGAGDTAGTGTAGAGASGQAGASGGVAKIVISDGGRYLHALDASGRILYHFPATLGSDYSPSPTGDYRITNIAHDPTWHYQPDLLEGVDDDEPDAVLPAGPNNAVGVVWMQLSRPHYGIHGTSAPETIGYATSNGCVRLTNWDAEFLAERTGAGTPVEFRDVR
- a CDS encoding nitrilase-related carbon-nitrogen hydrolase; the protein is MRIALVQQHATKDKQDNIARGLASLEQAARAGASLVCYAELAFEWFHPQTPADGDVASLAEPLDGPLVTAFCRKARELGVVVVLNFFELDRGETFDSSPVIDADGTLLGVTRMVHITDYDCFHEQGYYTPGDRGAPVYRTRAGNIGVAICYDRHYPEYMRALALGGADLVVIPQAGAVGEWPDGLYESELRVAAFQNGYYTALCNRVGREDRLEFAGESFVCAPDGVVIARAAQGCDEILFTDINYARNAESHARQLFLRQRRPELYCDWLT
- a CDS encoding metalloregulator ArsR/SmtB family transcription factor, with product MKTTPDRDLHATIGSLADATRTRLLLLLGRHELSVNELCAAVQLPQSTVSRHLKLLSDEGWLVTRSEGPSRYYRLAPRLEPTAKRLWQVVRDGLATQPEAAQDEARATQVLSERRTRSQEFFSTTAGQWDALRADLFGAHAGFAGLLGLLDDDVVIGDLGCGTGVVAAELAPYAGRVIAVDESKAMLSAARRRLHERDNVELRAGALESLPLDDGELDAAVMSLVLHYVPEPVAALSEARRVVKPGGRLVVVDMMAHGRAEYREAMGHVWQGFTEEQVRAWLTECGFTRVRWRGLAAEPGAKGPVLFAASGRAA